In the Malus domestica chromosome 16, GDT2T_hap1 genome, one interval contains:
- the LOC103403063 gene encoding abscisic stress-ripening protein 1-like, translating to MLILSEGRTCGLGGGYGDTNAYSGEGRPGGYSGYNETTTYSEERVEKPEGGRYSETTAAYGSTTTHESELDYKKEEEHHKHLKHLDKVGVAAAGAFTLHEKHNEKKDPEHAHRHKIEDEIVAAAAVGSGGFAFHEHHEKKETKEEEEEAHGKKKHHHF from the coding sequence ATGCTTATTCTGAGTGAAGGACGTACCTGCGGCCTAGGTGGTGGCTACGGCGACACCAATGCTTATTCTGGTGAAGGACGTCCCGGCGGCTATAGTGGCTATAACGAGACCACTACTTACTCTGAGGAAAGAGTTGAAAAACCCGAAGGTGGCCGGTACAGTGAAACCACGGCGGCATATGGCAGCACCACCACTCATGAATCTGAACTTGATTacaagaaggaggaggagcACCACAAGCATCTCAAGCACCTCGACAAAGTCGGTGTGGCTGCTGCCGGCGCTTTTACCTTGCATGAGAAGCACAATGAAAAGAAAGACCCAGAGCATGCCCACAGGCACAAGATAGAAGATGAGATTGTTGCAGCAGCTGCAGTTGGTTCGGGTGGATTTGCTTTCCATGAGCATCATGAGAAGAAAGAGacaaaggaagaagaggaagaggctCATGGAAAGAAGAAGCATCACCACTTCTAG